A stretch of the Theileria equi strain WA chromosome 1, complete sequence genome encodes the following:
- a CDS encoding SCO1/SenC family member protein (encoded by transcript BEWA_019500A), whose translation MFRNVRCGPCVRYLLQQRRFFSGKTRQVPGITLKSALANITVCSLIGGGVYLATNWRNKERAIVKEENYGTPQIGGHFTLVDQNGNFKSLSDFTGKYVLIYFGFANCPDICPEEMDKQTQVINILDKKFGPIVQPIFISVDPKRDSVDVLKKYVKEYHPRLIALTGTPEMIRDVTKKFRVYYNQGITATDQDYLIDHSIIHYLMDKNGEFVEFFGKNASANEISKSISKILKA comes from the exons ATGTTTAGAAATGTAAGGTGTGGTCCATGTGTTAGATATTTGCTGCAACAACGCAGATTCTTCTCTGGGAAAACTCGACAAGTTCCGGGA ATAACCTTAAAAAGTGCTCTAGCAAATATAACAGTATGCAG CTTAATTGGGGGCGGAGTTTACCTTGCTACAAACTGGAGGAATAAAGAGCGAG cgattgtaaaggaggaaaacTATGGAACCCCTCAAATAGGTGGTCATTTCACGCTCGTAGATCAGAACGGAAATTTTAAGTCCCTGTCAGACTTTACAGGGAAATATGTTCTCATTTACTTTG GATTCGCAAATTGTCCTGATATCTGCCCAGAAGAAATGGATAAACAAACACAAGTAATCAATATATTAG ACAAAAAGTTTGGTCCAATCGTGCAACCAATATTTATATCCG TTGATCCAAAACGCGATTCTGTCGACGTATTGAAAAAGTATGTTAAAGAATACCATCCAAGACTCATTGCCCTTACTGGAACTCCG GAAATGATCCGAGATGTCACGAAGAAGTTTCGTGTATACTATAACCAGGGAATTACAGCCACAGATCAAGATTATCTAATTGATCACTCAATCATTCACTACCTAATGG ACAAAAATGGCGAGTTCGTAGAATTTTTCGGAAAAAATGCTAGTGCAAACGAGATTTCCAAATCGATTTctaaaatattaaaagCATAA
- a CDS encoding hypothetical protein (encoded by transcript BEWA_019490A) — MYEENGSHIIAQGAEAVVLTSEYLGKPCVIKRRLPKRFRHKVLDEQLTKNRITAECRSIQKLRKAGVFVPVIYLVNFIKKEIIYEYINGSSILSLLNTDYDENLLSSIGETIAKMHNSNIVHGDLTTKNMMMAESGEICLIDFGLSFSSTLAEDKAVDLYVLERCCTPSQFEIMLKGYFSTINNQSAIRGKLEEVRLRGRKRDLSG, encoded by the exons ATGTATGAAGAGAATGGATCTCATATTATAGCCCAGGGTGCAGAAGCG GTTGTACTTACGTCAGAGTATCTGGGAAAACCATGCGTAATAAAGCGAAGGTTACCAAAACGCTTTCGTCACAAAGTTCTAGACGAACAACTAACAAAAAATCGCATAACTGCGGAATGCCGTAGTATCCAGAAACTTAGAAAAGCTGGTGTTTTTGTCCCAGTAATATATCTTGTCAACTTCATCAAGAAGGAAATCATTTACGAGTATATCAATGGATCTAGCATATTGAGCTTGTTAAACACTGACTACGATGAGAATCTTCTATCCTCTATTGGGGAAACTATCGCAAAAATGCACAACTCCAACATTGTTCATGGCGATCTGACTACTAAGAACATGATGATGGCTGAAAGCGGTGAGATCTGTTTAATAGATTTTGGGCTTAGTTTTTCATCAACTCTGGCTGAA GATAAAGCCGTTGATTTATATGTCCTAGAGAGATGCTGTACACCCAGTCAG TTTGAAATTATGTTGAAAGGATACTTTTCCACAATTAACAATCAGTCCGCAATACGCGGCAAACTAGAGGAAGTACGGCTCAGAGGACGCAAGCGCGATTTGTCTGGATAA
- a CDS encoding hypothetical protein (encoded by transcript BEWA_019470A), producing MIRRTFSLNGPGNAVCKPLSVPTHDGPNRFIRFKLRAIRKDFWNVLCHANAEKLKSTAEEVIRRYSSSKNREIPLLTTHFINTHFKKLELNKENNDQTYSNNIDTDQTTTNSSETDIKSKGFWIVFSKRFKASLRILNTSDIITVLKAFHIANRDSGEYVVAVLELRRRIEEFRKNDLLDTLLIFSRRLKLNTQKDFFTKLANHVPNVLYSLNGFEIVRVLWNLSDAGYNNMDICRNVRQKFLDRINELSDDDLGSACLAFGRYGYRNLELYEKIQEKLSRHCNANSLFQVSWGLFLASVDATNLIETRKEIFWGSLGKLPRWKIQVWKNIIDGTNCSVLCAGCKEYVTLDLSEIDEKKFKKTDKRSEIEITLIDELATQGKYIGKVTSGEETLAEEPLVPCSRNVRILRISKNDPHYFDIEEAPARTGGTASGILSYTGRALSSAGGAISSAGGAICSTGKSLGGNVIGTPLRMIGNMIGNSEPAPQAIEGPKTSEKPDETTTTSNNTVQAPESNEETPEDIQQPLLEGFDPKDFEEVLEIHTNYERVTARLRFKKENNKYTQLEYISKDVDVCENLDSVLVKKAYSAHTVYRPGIFELIGNVKCSDIVLSDSRNVFARTIEIDNSTKDIKINTIPIIGNVYFESFVLDKSGKMYMPKSSNGGCKYQILDFSDIYSYTKETEDLQTTCGPECIFYDGCSNLKHRIVALYNKNEPVLFSPNIQCISAKCEEINDSTYVTVYTKYKNSEKVTVKTYKSTDKDVFSETKREYVNLIIPENIGTNTVSTPESQKTAENEGDTSENAQSNDKLYDLYSNLGTSDPSKLLNIKLDSQGFIKVYSGKNGIVFHMSKDAIVEKAIGDVFFDDQQITEFKSDIYNREVIYDITNKSIIVLDEFEDGRFERAVYKEDDGQFTSCLPSPLAIDLKGDDLGEHLEVITTDNSRTFLTTMNHVNKIGTISEGTRFITPNKHQNIHVSLLYNEKELFARTRLSNGRFVHQKFSEAHPFDDSFPPLHLENAKEFIILNLDDASCIYTHLYSLENLNMIGSSLNFSKISNAPERSAPFLEVVNVGDYYAIGVAPSNVFTHCIGYVTFAKDTIIPLDYNLYSRTVYIPTTSLSHFIVKNCDFTECWSDLYVAKIIDGKVKFEIQEKVAVDIDLDDKVSLDDRVSKTLTGSVRFFRIREDLSYKYKIGKVSLKGTVIAEDAPNIFSRMVNFAHAKEAQGSDSGTVRVLTVERWDKYGHVYSVKTENGEIQFSQNEPKKVKLDIQYGAVSRPDYVTLQHRDDVLNFFVNWQNSNDYVLGAVRASFYNKNQMSNPNESTLLPVDLKDPLPGNMPVHVRVHPDQKLVVVVENIPKDLPKPSNVDTYPLDYKTDEYEGEIFTYNVTNKKVKTPSEYLRDDSFRTLYTPFFYDLKKKRSR from the exons ATGATAAGACGTACGTTCAGCTTAAATGGTCCAGGCAATGCAGTTTGCAAGCCTCTGTCTGTACCAACACATGATGGACCAAATAGATTTATAAGATTTAAGTTGCGTGCTATTCGCAAGGACTTTTGGAATGTTTTGTGTCATGCGAATGCTGAAAAGCTCAAAAGTACTGCAGAGGAGGTTATTCGCAGGTATTCGTCTTCTAAAAATCGCGAAATACCTCTATTGACTACACACTTTATTAATACACACTTCAAAAAACTTGAGCTaaataaagaaaataatgaCCAAACATATTCTAATAATATTGATACAGATCAAACCACTACGAATAGCTCTGAAACTGATATTAAATCTAAAGGATTCTGGATAGTTTTTAGTAAACGCTTCAAAGCATCACTTAGAATCCTTAATACGAGTGACATAATAACTGTACTTAAAGCATTTCATATCGCAAATAGAGACTCGGGAGAGTATGTTGTGGCTGTACTGGAACTAAGGAGAAGAATAGAAGAATTtaggaagaatgacctgCTTGATACACTATTAATTTTTTCTAGGAGACTGAAACTCAACACACAAAAGGACTTTTTCACAAAGTTAGCCAATCATGTTCCAAATGTCCTATATTCGCTAAACGGCTTCGAAATTGTAAGGGTATTGTGGAACCTAAGCGACGCTGGTTATAACAACATGGACATTTGCAGAAATGTTCGCCAGAAATTTCTTGATCGCATAAACGAACTTAGTGACGACGATTTGGGAAGTGCATGTCTGGCCTTTGGGCGCTACGGATACCGCAACTTGGAACTATATGAGAAGATACAGGAAAAGCTATCACGTCACTGCAAT GCTAATTCACTATTTCAAGTATCCTGGGGATTGTTTTTAGCAAGTGTCGATGCCACAAACCTCATAGAGACCAGGAAAGAGATATTTTGGGGTTCTTTAGGCAAATTGCCGAG aTGGAAGATACAAGTATGGAAAAATATCATAGATGGAACTAATTGTA GTGTACTTTGTGCAGGTTGCAAGGAGTACGTTACACTTGACCTATCCGAGattgatgaaaagaaaTTCAAAAAAACAGATAAACGCAGTGAGATAGAAATTACTTTGATTGATGAACTTGCGACTCAAGGGAAATATATAGGTAAAGTTACTTCTGGCGAAGAAACTCTCGCAGAGGAGCCTTTAGTTCCTTGTTCTAGAAATGTGAGAATTTTGCGTATTTCTAAAAATGATCCTCACTATTTTGATATTGAAGAAGCGCCGGCTAGGACAGGTGGAACCGCGAGTGGTATTTTGTCCTATACAGGCCGTGCTTTATCCTCTGCAGGTGGCGCTATATCCTCTGCAGGTGGCGCTATATGCTCCACAGGAAAGTCTCTAGGTGGTAATGTAATTGGTACACCACTGCGTATGATTGGTAACATGATTGGAAATAGTGAACCCGCTCCACAGGCGATTGAAGGCCCTAAAACTAGTGAGAAACCTGATGAGACGACCACAACTTCCAATAACACTGTTCAAGCTCCTGAATCTAATGAAGAAACGCCAGAAGATATACAGCAGCCACTTTTGGAGGGTTTTGATCCCAAGGACTTTGAAGAAGTTTTGGAGATCCACACCAATTATGAACGTGTGACTGCAAGGCTTCGTTTTAAAAAAGAAAACAACAAATATACACAGCTCGAGTACATCAGTAAGGATGTGGATGTTTGCGAAAATTTGGATTCTGTTTTGGTCAAAAAGGCATATAGTGCACATACCGTTTATCGCCCCGGTATTTTTGAACTGATAGGTAATGTAAAATGCAGTGATATTGTGTTATCCGATAGTAGAAATGTTTTTGCAAGGACCATAGAAATTGACAACTCAACCAAAGATATCAAGATAAATACAATTCCTATTATTGGAAACGTATATTTTGAGTCATTTGTTTTGGATAAGAGTGGGAAAATGTATATGCCTAAAAGTTCCAATGGTGGTTGCAAATACCAAATATTGGATTTTTCGGATATTTATTCATATACCAAAGAAACTGAGGACCTTCAAACAACCTGTGGTCCAGAATGTATCTTCTATGATGGCTGCAGTAACTTGAAACATAGAATTGTAGCTTTGTATAATAAGAATGAACCCGTTCTTTTCAGCCCTAATATACAGTGTATATCTGCAAAATGTGAAGAAATTAATGACTCAACATATGTAACTgtttatacaaaatataaaaattcCGAAAAGGTTACTGTGAAAACATATAAATCCACGGATAAAGATGTTTTTAGCGAAACTAAGAGGGAATATGTTAATCTGATTATTCCGGAGAATATAGGAACTAATACTGTAAGCACCCCTGAAAGTCAAAAAACTGCGGAGAATGAGGGTGATACTTCTGAAAATGCTCAATCGAATGACAAGCTTTACGATCTTTACAGTAATTTGGGAACGTCTGATCCATCTAAACTTCTGAACATAAAATTGGACTCACAAGGCTTTATAAAGGTTTATAGTGgaaagaatggaatagtATTCCATATGTCCAAAGATGCGATTGTAGAGAAGGCCATAGGAGATGTATTCTTTGATGATCAACAAATAACCGAATTTAAGAGTGATATATACAATAGGGAGGTTATATATGATATAACTAATAAATCTATCATCGTTTTAGATGAATTTGAGGACGGAAGGTTTGAAAGGGCGGTTTATAAGGAAGACGATGGTCAATTTACATCTTGTCTGCCATCTCCATTAGCTATTGACCTTAAGGGAGATGATTTGGGAGAACACCTTGAAGTTATCACCACTGATAATTCCAGAACATTCTTGACAACAATGAATCATGTAAATAAGATTGGTACTATTAGCGAGGGAACCAGGTTTATAACTCCGAATAAACATCAAAACATCCATGTAAGCCTTCTTTACAATGAAAAGGAGCTTTTTGCCCGTACAAGACTCAGTAATGGAAGATTTGTACACCAAAAATTCTCAGAAGCGCATCCATTTGATGATAGTTTTCCTCCCCTCCACCTTGAAAATGCAAAAGAATTTATCATATTGAATCTTGATGATGCTTCTTGCATATATACACATCTCTATAGTTTGGAAAATCTTAACATGATCGGGTCATCTCTGAATTTTAGTAAAATTAGTAATGCTCCTGAAAGGTCCGCACCCTTTCTGGAAGTAGTTAATGTAGGTGACTATTATGCAATTGGTGTGGCACCTTCTAACGTCTTTACACATTGCATCGGATATGTCACTTTCGCAAAGGATACAATAATTCCACTAGACTACAACTTGTACTCTAGGACGGTTTACATACCCACTACTTCACTTTCTCATTTTATAGTCAAGAACTGTGATTTCACAGAATGTTGGTCTGATCTCTATGTTGCTAAGATTATAGATGGAAAGGTAAAATTTGAGATTCAGGAAAAAGTTGCAGTAGATATTGATTTAGATGATAAAGTTTCTCTTGACGATCGTGTCTCCAAGACGTTAACTGGAAGCGTTAGGTTCTTTAGAATTCGTGAGGACTTATCTTACAAGTACaaaattggaaaagtttCACTCAAGGGAACTGTAATTGCAGAAGATGCTCCCAATATTTTTAGTCGCATGGTAAATTTTGCACATGCAAAAGAAGCTCAGGGCTCGGATAGTGGGACGGTGAGAGTTTTGACAGTTGAAAGATGGGATAAATATGGTCATGTCTATTCTGTAAAGACCGAGAACGGAGAGATACAGTTTTCTCAAAATGAACCCAAAAAGGTCAAATTGGATATTCAATATGGAGCAGTATCCAGACCAGATTATGTTACACTTCAACACCGTGACGACGTACTTAATTTCTTTGTGAACTGGCAAAACAGCAACGACTATGTGCTTGGAGCCGTTAGAGCATCGTTTTACAACAAAAATCAGATGAGCAATCCTAATGAATCAACGCTTTTACCAGTGGATCTCAAGGATCCACTTCCAGGAAACATGCCAGTGCATGTAAGAGTTCATCCTGACCAGAAGCTTGTAGTTGTTGTGGAGAATATTCCAAAGGATTTACCAAAACCCTCTAACGTAGACACATATCCGCTAGACTATAAGACCGATGAGTATGAGGGAGAAATCTTCACCTATAATGTAACAAATAAAAAGGTAAAGACTCCTAGTGAATATCTTAGAGATGATTCATTCAGAACCCTCTatactccattcttctatgatttgaagaaaaagagGAGTCGCTAG
- a CDS encoding hypothetical protein (encoded by transcript BEWA_019440A), with protein sequence MVENIEDYDSKFLEVENGSSFLSQTDGRFYLVNQLKVTEINEYGYLATYTLPEPCTAVSRSSSHLFFASRKKIYKLLEDGSFSEKKLRKRILGILAFDSDTPLLVSICKDHKLLQISLNESVICLEKYTDRCDASVLYIGKISESIVLCIYKSKQFVKYAVIGLNGADIILVRKDTLSTLPTVQVCYTLVGGRLYIILHDDVCKILAFEDNLCLFRLLRSFPTDSLPSFRGHLQLINEHIISCANVTDDSIVLQYFDVYSLVVCKEFTVKLDFTLNSLHAVHVSSGTMKLLSENDQSKFVSINVAVNNDSLASLLNYQGDVKYDNVQELEKLIESSSTPITRSLVDYIIENKLTSCAKKCLRSIHMPEIESVRLVKSDISLLNDLIQYTRGSEAEMIKALKEEVDHATFGMFLEQLFTMLDAVDVDQAYFNRRIIGFINILLDAKLLELEQFEDRWVERLNKLVESCQNECQDLHSLLSFTTALLDNKFKYTVNPLMVSYNISL encoded by the exons ATGgttgaaaatattgaggATTACgattccaaatttttggaagtagagaatggaagctCCTTTTTATCGCAGACGGATGGAAGATTCTATCTAGTTAATCAATTAAAAGTTACAGAGATCAAT GAATATGGATATTTAGCTACATATACGTTACCTGAGCCATGCACAGCAGTTAGTAGAAGCTCATCCCATTTATTCTTTGCATCGAGAAAGAAGATTTATAAACTACTGGAAGATGGTAGCTTTAGCGAAAAAAAACTACGTAAAAGAATCCTGGGCATCTTAGCATTTGACTCCGACACTCCACTATTAGTGTCTATTTGTAAGGATCACAAGCTTCTGCAAATTAGTTTAAATGAAAGTGTTATATGCTTGGAGAAGTATACAGATCGCTGCGATGCCAGCGTTTTATACATCGGTAAAATATCGGAAAGCATTGTGCTTTGTATATATAAAAGCAAACAATTTGTGAAATACGCTGTAATAGGACTAAATGGAGCAGATATTATTCTAGTTCGTAAAGATACACTATCCACACTTCCAACCGTTCAAGTCTGTTATACGCTAGTTGGTGGCAGATTATACATTATCTTACACGATGATGTGTGCAAAATCCTGGCATTCGAAGACAACTTGTGTCTATTTAGGCTTTTAAGGAGCTTTCCAACTGATTCGCTACCTAGTTTTCGGGGACATTTGCAGCTAATAAATGAACATATCATATCATGTGCGAATGTCACAGATGATTCGATCGTCTTACAATATTTTGATGTTTATTCCTTAGTTGTTTGCAAAGAATTTACTGTGAAACTCGATTTTACACTAAATTCATTACACGCT GTACATGTATCAAGCGGTACAATGAAGCTACTTTCGGAAAATGATCAGTCTAAATTCGTCTCTATCAATGTAGCGGTCAATAATGACTCATTAGCTTCGCTATTGAATTACCAAGGTGatgtaaaatatgataATGTACAAG AACTAGAAAAGCTAATTGAGTCCTCTAGTACACCAATAACCAGAAGTCTTGTAGATTATATTATAGAAAACAAACTAACGTCGTGTGCGAAAAAGTGTCTACGATCTATCCATATGCCG GAAATCGAATCTGTTAGACTAGTTAAGAGCGACATTTCTCTTCTAAATGATCTCATTCAATATACAAGGGG GAGTGAAGCGGAAATGATCAAAGCACTGAAGGAGGAGGTTGATCATGCAACATTCGGAATGTTCCTGGAACAATTATTTACGATGTTGGACGCAGTTGATGTAGACCAAGCATACTTTAATAGGAGAATAATAGGGTTCATTAATATTCTACTCGACGCAAAGCTGCTG GAGCTTGAACAGTTTGAGGACAGATGGGTCGAACGCttaaacaaacttgtgGAGAGCTGTCAGAATGAATGTCAAGATTTACATAGCCTCCTGAGTTTTACCACGGCACTGCTAGACAACAAGTTCAAATACACAGTCAACCCCCTGATGGTCTCGTATAACATCTCTCTATAG
- a CDS encoding DNA-directed RNA polymerase II, subunit N/8 kDa, putative (encoded by transcript BEWA_019450A) — protein sequence MIIPVRCFTCGKVIGHLWEKWLEMLKENVPEGQALDDLGLTRYCCRRMILTHVDLIEKLLVYNIYDKRNPEIL from the exons ATGATCATTCCGGTCAGGTGTTTCACCTGCGGAAAGGTTATCGGACATTTATGGGAGAAGTGGCTCGAAATGCTCAAGGAAAATGTTCCAGAAGG GCAAGCATTGGACGACCTTGGATTGACTCGTTACTGCTGCCGGCGCATGATTCTTACCCATGTGGACCTCATCGAGAAGCTGCTAGTCTACAACA TTTACGACAAACGTAATCCAGAAATTTTATAA
- a CDS encoding hypothetical protein (encoded by transcript BEWA_019480A), with protein sequence MRISFVPRFNQFKIKISRNSNLKEIETLVDNYEKALINPELFPAHIQKLHYIATEIRREREAIGISQSDLGVNKLSVKTAERIIYAIYDKFTPELYFVASREPAAIDFYNLYLSSLSDRNNVILKWISEHDINTLGIYILESISTTKIHFSELAKARLLFWKSYPFYKHNDCVQY encoded by the exons ATGAGAATCTCATTTGTTCCAAGGTTTAATcaatttaaaattaaaatttctAGGA ACAGTAATTTAAAAGAGATCGAAACATTGGTCGATAACTATGAAAAGGCTCTAATAAATCCCGAATTATTTCCTGCCCACATCCAGAAACTACATTATATAG CCACAGAAATTAGAAGAGAACGCGAAGCTATAGGAATAAGCCAATCCGACTTGGGTGTGAATAAGCTATCAGTCAAAACCGCTGAACGCATTATTTATGCTATTTACGACAAATTTACTCCGGAGTTATATTTTGTGGCTTCAAGAGAACCAGCAGCTATAGACTTTTATAATCTATATCTGTCATCTTTAAGCGATAGGAATAATGTCATTTTAAAATGGATATCAGAACATGATATTAACACCCTAGGAATATATATACTGGAGAGTATTTCCACCACTAAAATTCATTTTAGTGAACTTGCTAAAGCTCGCTTATTATTTTGGAAATCATATCCATTTTACAAACACAATGATTGTGTACAATATTAA
- a CDS encoding hypothetical protein (encoded by transcript BEWA_019460A), whose amino-acid sequence MRSMLNGDRSEWLDKRMESRMRKKLKCDDVYAKSRSSSPDVYKDILKRRCRPKPESRSGDSPLKAGEGDASEDATNEDSRAESDDKEYGPQPLKIVQSLNKRIKYSNELLPGEGAAIAQYVQEGKRIPRRGEVGITSEQIEQFEKIGYVMSGSRHKAINAMRIKKESLVLTAEQERARIIENYEKTINQENELINNLKEMIRKKRQAKEDNL is encoded by the exons ATGAGATCGATGTTGAATGGAGATCGTAGTGAGTGGCTGGACAAGCGCATGGAATCACGCATGAggaaaaaattaaaatgtgaTGATGTATACGCAAAGTCTAGGAGTTCTAGCCCTGATGTTTACAAAGACATTCTAAAAAGACGCTGTAGACCTAAGCCTGAAAGTCGCAGCGGCGATTCACCCCTTAAGGCCG GTGAGGGAGATGCATCAGAAGATGCCACAAATGAAGACTCCAGAGCTGAAAGTGATGACAAAGAATATGGACCACAGCCTTTGAAAATAGTACAATCTCTGAATaagagaataaaatataGCAATGAACTCCTTCCGGGAGAAGGCGCAGCTATTGCACAATATGTGCAAGAGGGAAAGCGAATACCAAGAAGAGGAGAAGTCGGTATTACCAGCGAACAAATTGAGCAATTTGAAAAGATTGGATATGTAATGAGCGGCTCTAGACATAAGGCCATAAATGCTATGCGCATCAAGAAGGAATCACTG GTGCTAACTGCAGAACAGGAACGGGCAAGAATCATAGAAAACTATGAAAAAACGATAAACCAGGAGAACGAACTTATAAACAACCTGAAAGAAATGATAA GAAAAAAGCGGCAGGCCAAAGAAGATAATCTCTAG